A stretch of Fulvia fulva chromosome 4, complete sequence DNA encodes these proteins:
- a CDS encoding Isocitrate dehydrogenase [NADP], mitochondrial, which yields MSALRAPTAPFARTLPSTLRPHTVAAARTFPRPIAAKVVQRRNMASQQIPKIKVKNPVVEMDGDEMTRIIWQNIKDKFIYPYLDIDLKYYDLGLEKRDETNDQITIDAAEATKKYSVAVKCATITPDEARVEEFKLKQMWLSPNGTIRNILGGTVFREPIVIPRVPRLVPGWKKPIVIGRHAHGDQYRAKDKVIEGPGKLEMVFTPKGGQPERIHVFEFSDKNEGGVAQTQYNTGESIRGFAHASFKHALNLNYPMYMTTKNTILKKYDGRFKDIFQDIYEKDYRKEFESKGLWYEHRLIDDMVAQMIKNEGGMLIAMKNYDGDVQSDIVAQGFGSLGLMTSVLVTPDGKTTEAEAAHGTVTRHYREHQKGNPTSTNPIASIFAWTRGLAKRGELDDTPELVKFAESLEEACIHVVDQQGIMTKDLAISCGKPKDFVTTDEYLEAVEKRMRSVLGSKL from the exons ATGTCTGCTCTCCGAGCACCCACCGCACCCTTTGCACGCACCCTCCCCTCCACCCTCCGCCCACACACCGTCGCCGCAGCACGCACATTTCCGCGCCCAATCGCAGCCAAAGTCGTGCAGCGCCGCAACATGGCCTCCCAGCAGATCCCCAAGATCAAGGTCAAGAATCCCGTCGTCGAGATGGACGGCGATGAGATGACGCGCATCATCTGGCAGAACATCAAGGACAAGTTCATCTATCCCTACCTCGACATCGACCTCAAGTACTACGACCTGGGCCTGGAGAAGCGAGACGAGACCAACGACCAGATCACCATCGATGCGGCAGAAGCGACCAAGAAGTACAGCGTGGCAGTCAAGTGCGCAACCATTACACCCGATGAGGCACGCGTGGAAGAGTTCAAGCTCAAGCAGATGTGGCTGAGCCCCAACGGCACAATCAGAAACATTCTCGGCGGCACCGTCTTCCGTGAACCCATTGTCATTCCAAGAGTGCCTCGATTGGTGCCCGGCTGGAAGAAGCCCATCGTTATCGGACGTCACGCCCACGGCGACCAGTACCGAGCAAAGGACAAGGTCATCGAGGGTCCAGGCAAGCTGGAGATGGTCTTCACGCCCAAGGGCGGTCAGCCTGAACGGATTCACGTCTTCGAGTTCTCGGACAAGAACGAGGGAGGTGTCGCTCAGACACAGTACAACACGGGCGAGAGTATCCGGGGCTTCGCCCATGCTTCATTCAAGCACGCGCTGAACCTCAACTACCCAATGTACATGACCACCAAGAACACTATCCTGAAGAAGTACGACGGCAGATTCAAGGACATCTTCCAGGACATCTACGAGAAGGACTACCGCAAGGAGTTTGAGAGCAAGGGTCTGTGGTACGAGCACCGTCTTATCGACGACATGGTTGCGCAGATGATCAAGAACGAGGGTGGCATGCTCATTGCCATGAAGA ACTACGACGGTGACGTCCAATCCGACATTGTCGCCCAAGGCTTCGGCTCGCTAGGCCTCATGACCTCCGTCCTTGTCACCCCGGATGGCAAGACCACCGAAGCCGAAGCTGCGCATGGCACAGTCACCCGCCACTACCGCGAACATCAAAAAGGCAACCCAACCTCGACCAACCCTATCGCATCGATCTTCGCCTGGACACGAGGTCTTGCCAAGCGTGGCGAGCTTGATGACACACCGGAGCTTGTCAAGTTCGCCGAGAGTCTCGAAGAGGCATGCATCCACGTTGTTGACCAACAAGGCATCATGACCAAGGACCTGGCAATCAGCTGCGGCAAGCCAAAGGACTTTGTCACGACCGACGAGTACCTAGAGGCGGTTGAGAAGCGCATGCGATCGGTGTTGGGCTCGAAGCTCTAA
- a CDS encoding Putative polyamine transporter, translated as MADISQTPVGLKLFFDRARFKPDPWHLGIFSKPLNALAVAWLLLIVPALCFPSVKGADLTPRTMNWTCLIYGGAMFLVMSYYAVSGRKWFKGPRINVEHVRQDGTAGVLFVDE; from the exons ATGGCTGACATTTCCCAGACTCCAGTTGGCCTCAAGCTCTTCTTCGACCGAGCCCGCTTCAAGCCTGATCCATGGCACTTGGGCATCTTCTCAAAGCCGCTGAACGCGCTCGCCGTGGCTTGGCTTCTGCTAATCGTTCCCGCTCTGTGCTTCCCGAGCGTGAAGGGTGCTGACCTAACTCCTCGGACGATGAATTG GACCTGCCTGATCTATGGGGGTGCTATGTTCCTGGTTATGAGCTACTATGCTGTTAGTGGGAGGAAGTGGTTCAAAGGGCCTAGAATCAATGTCGAGCATGTTCGTCAAGACGGTACAGCTGGCGTTCTTTTCGTTGATGAATAG